A single window of Syntrophotalea acetylenica DNA harbors:
- a CDS encoding ABC transporter ATP-binding protein/permease, with protein sequence MCLGRALGRGGGLWLLDDPFSHLDAATSQRIWRRLLRLLAGKTVFLVSGQASLLAAADCIAILENGRLQECGSHQQLLAEGGWYARLVEKERLQRELEGLA encoded by the coding sequence GTGTGTCTGGGGCGTGCCCTCGGCCGCGGCGGCGGATTATGGTTGCTGGACGATCCTTTCAGTCATCTTGATGCCGCCACGTCGCAGCGGATCTGGCGCCGGCTGCTGCGCTTGCTGGCGGGAAAAACCGTTTTTCTGGTTTCCGGGCAGGCGTCATTGCTGGCGGCCGCCGATTGCATCGCCATTCTGGAAAACGGTCGGCTGCAGGAGTGTGGCAGCCACCAGCAGTTGCTGGCCGAGGGCGGCTGGTATGCCCGGCTTGTCGAGAAGGAGCGATTGCAGCGGGAACTGGAGGGTCTGGCGTGA
- a CDS encoding NusG domain II-containing protein — protein MARKCFTLWDCLVVAVLLITALASWLLMPHADGAMVIVERQGRVLFRAPLHCRREVSLDGPLGPTVISIENGWVRVEKSSCPRHLCQHHKAIRRAGEMLACLPNGLVIRVAGPVSVPEPYDFLSH, from the coding sequence ATGGCCCGGAAATGCTTCACCCTCTGGGATTGTCTGGTCGTAGCCGTCCTCCTGATCACCGCCCTGGCCTCCTGGTTGCTCATGCCGCACGCCGACGGCGCAATGGTGATCGTCGAACGGCAGGGGCGTGTGCTGTTCAGGGCCCCGCTCCACTGCCGGCGCGAGGTTAGTCTGGACGGGCCTTTGGGCCCAACGGTGATCAGCATCGAGAACGGTTGGGTCCGGGTTGAAAAATCTTCCTGTCCGCGGCATCTCTGCCAGCACCACAAGGCCATCCGCCGGGCTGGCGAGATGCTGGCCTGTCTGCCCAACGGGCTTGTGATCCGGGTCGCAGGTCCGGTGTCGGTCCCGGAGCCTTATGATTTCCTCAGCCATTGA
- a CDS encoding substrate-binding domain-containing protein codes for MRRRIVFSVLWLALAAFVSTAIAGNQYAAVYGDGSQAFTLATGSPGELGLLKVLGETFAEQENAQLRWQKAGSGASLKLLKEKQVDMIMVHAPAAEKQAVEEGWAVKRTLIGSNEFFIVGPAADPAGIGNATSAADAYARIAAAKTRFFSRGDNSGTHKKELAIWEKAGVKPEGDWYIVTNDFMTATLQRANDEGGYFMTDSSTWIAEKNNMSALRVLFKGDKFIVNTYHALCQPEGVTPGAAIAAKFIDYVASEQGQTIIRDCGAAEYGEGLYNDAAYAEQFGD; via the coding sequence ATGAGAAGAAGAATTGTTTTTTCCGTCCTGTGGCTGGCGCTGGCAGCCTTTGTATCTACTGCCATTGCCGGAAATCAGTACGCCGCCGTTTACGGCGATGGCAGCCAGGCTTTTACCCTGGCAACCGGCAGCCCCGGAGAGTTGGGTCTGCTCAAGGTGCTCGGCGAAACCTTTGCGGAGCAGGAAAATGCCCAACTCAGATGGCAGAAGGCCGGATCCGGCGCCTCGCTGAAGTTGCTGAAAGAAAAACAGGTGGATATGATTATGGTGCATGCCCCTGCCGCCGAAAAGCAGGCCGTTGAAGAGGGGTGGGCCGTCAAACGAACCCTGATCGGATCCAATGAATTTTTTATCGTCGGTCCGGCGGCCGATCCTGCGGGTATTGGTAATGCAACCAGCGCGGCTGATGCCTATGCCCGCATCGCGGCTGCCAAAACCAGATTTTTTTCGCGGGGCGACAACTCCGGTACCCACAAGAAAGAATTGGCCATTTGGGAAAAAGCTGGCGTGAAACCGGAGGGAGACTGGTATATCGTCACCAATGACTTCATGACCGCCACCCTTCAGCGTGCCAACGACGAGGGGGGATATTTCATGACCGACAGCAGTACCTGGATCGCAGAAAAAAATAACATGTCGGCACTCAGGGTTTTGTTCAAAGGGGACAAGTTCATCGTCAATACCTACCATGCCCTGTGTCAGCCGGAAGGCGTTACGCCGGGGGCAGCCATCGCCGCCAAATTCATCGATTATGTCGCATCTGAGCAGGGCCAGACGATAATCCGCGACTGCGGCGCAGCTGAATACGGTGAAGGGCTGTACAACGATGCAGCCTATGCGGAGCAGTTTGGCGACTGA
- a CDS encoding response regulator: protein MPDILRILITRDLQAIFETDGDFSRQEGLALLVAEDGEQAWRELDLMRPNLVMMDINAKGMPGDEFCRRLHQDPKRRHIPVVLMVENRNPQELDRCLKARCADILFKPLNQHLLLASARRILGLKYRSYKRVPMCLAMQYSSSPSSMRDGLCVNLCSGGMFVETRHLLPVEQMLQIAFTLPGTTRRITCKANVNWVNEEHNPVNKNLPTGLGLQFLSLELSDLLSICRYIRRRSVPAEVGKPCRTKNRPRRNRRP, encoded by the coding sequence ATGCCGGATATTCTTAGAATCCTGATCACCCGCGACCTGCAGGCGATATTTGAAACGGATGGCGATTTTTCCCGCCAGGAGGGCCTTGCCCTGCTGGTGGCAGAGGATGGAGAACAAGCCTGGCGGGAACTCGATCTGATGCGCCCCAACCTGGTGATGATGGATATCAACGCCAAGGGCATGCCAGGAGATGAATTCTGCCGGCGGCTGCATCAGGATCCCAAACGACGGCATATCCCCGTGGTTCTGATGGTGGAAAACCGCAACCCGCAAGAACTCGACCGCTGCCTTAAAGCACGCTGTGCGGATATTCTCTTCAAGCCGCTCAACCAGCACCTGCTGCTGGCATCGGCGCGGCGCATTCTTGGCCTGAAGTACCGTTCATACAAGCGTGTTCCCATGTGCCTTGCGATGCAATACAGCAGTTCCCCCTCGAGCATGCGTGACGGACTGTGCGTAAACCTGTGCTCGGGAGGCATGTTTGTCGAAACACGACATCTGCTTCCCGTGGAGCAAATGCTGCAGATTGCCTTTACGCTGCCCGGCACAACCCGTAGAATTACCTGCAAGGCAAACGTGAACTGGGTCAACGAAGAACACAATCCCGTCAACAAAAACCTGCCCACTGGTCTGGGGCTGCAGTTTCTGTCTCTCGAGCTGTCCGATCTGCTGAGCATTTGCCGCTATATCCGCAGGCGGTCTGTCCCGGCTGAAGTCGGAAAACCCTGCCGCACCAAAAACAGACCTCGACGGAATCGCCGTCCCTGA
- a CDS encoding Gx transporter family protein translates to MISSAIDRLRARREALLALFSALAIAIHAFEFLLPSPVPWLRPGLANILTLCALFLYGGRAAWLVALTRICLGGLLLGTLLSPTFFLALSGGVAATAMMTLAHMLAGGRLGTVGISVLGAAGHILGQLLMAAWLLRHPGVWRLFPPLLMLAVVTGAFNGLAADLLLQRLRLRLARCP, encoded by the coding sequence ATGATTTCCTCAGCCATTGACCGTCTGCGGGCCCGTCGCGAGGCTCTTCTGGCACTGTTCAGTGCGTTGGCCATCGCCATCCATGCCTTTGAGTTTTTGCTTCCCTCCCCGGTGCCCTGGTTGCGGCCTGGTTTGGCTAATATCCTGACACTGTGCGCCCTGTTTCTGTATGGGGGCCGTGCCGCATGGCTGGTGGCGCTGACCCGAATCTGTCTTGGCGGGCTGCTCCTCGGGACGCTGCTGTCGCCGACCTTTTTTCTGGCGTTAAGTGGTGGCGTGGCGGCAACCGCCATGATGACCCTGGCGCACATGCTCGCCGGCGGGCGGCTGGGCACGGTTGGCATTTCAGTTCTGGGGGCCGCCGGGCATATTCTCGGTCAGTTGCTGATGGCCGCCTGGCTGCTGCGGCATCCGGGCGTGTGGCGTCTTTTTCCGCCGCTGCTGATGCTGGCCGTGGTAACCGGAGCCTTCAACGGCCTCGCTGCCGATCTGCTGCTGCAGCGGCTGCGGTTGCGTCTGGCGCGGTGTCCCTGA
- the nifU gene encoding Fe-S cluster assembly protein NifU → MWDYTDKVKDHFLHPRNVGEVEDPDGIGEVGSLACGDALRLTFKLDGDGRIKDIKFKTFGCASAIASSSALTEIVKGMTLEEAEKVNNQDLAEFLGGLPEEKMHCSVMGKEALEAAIANYRGEAAVKEEYDIVCKCFGVTDKEIERVARENRLTTVAQVTDFTKAGGGCQACHPKIEDILKKLWGSKTAEPVEERLPKGKKLSNLQKIRLIEETLEREILPPIRSDGGDLELIDIDGSKVLVALRGTCSFCPQANFTLKHFVEAKLREFVSPEIEVEEVKP, encoded by the coding sequence ATGTGGGATTATACCGATAAAGTCAAAGATCACTTTCTGCATCCGCGCAACGTCGGCGAGGTCGAGGACCCGGACGGCATCGGTGAGGTCGGCTCCCTGGCCTGTGGGGACGCCTTGCGCCTGACCTTCAAGCTCGATGGAGATGGCCGGATCAAGGATATCAAATTCAAAACCTTCGGCTGCGCCAGCGCCATCGCCTCTTCCTCTGCCTTGACGGAAATCGTCAAGGGCATGACTCTGGAAGAGGCGGAGAAGGTCAACAACCAGGACCTCGCCGAATTCCTCGGCGGCCTGCCGGAAGAAAAAATGCACTGCTCCGTCATGGGCAAGGAAGCTCTGGAGGCCGCCATCGCCAATTATCGGGGAGAGGCGGCAGTCAAGGAAGAATACGACATCGTCTGCAAGTGCTTTGGCGTCACCGACAAGGAAATTGAACGGGTGGCCAGGGAAAACCGCTTGACCACGGTAGCTCAGGTCACCGATTTCACGAAAGCCGGTGGCGGCTGCCAGGCCTGCCACCCCAAAATCGAGGATATCCTGAAGAAACTGTGGGGCAGCAAAACGGCCGAGCCGGTGGAAGAGCGACTACCGAAAGGGAAAAAACTCTCCAATCTGCAAAAAATCCGCCTCATCGAGGAAACCCTGGAGCGGGAAATACTGCCGCCGATCCGCTCCGACGGCGGTGATCTGGAACTGATCGACATCGACGGCAGCAAGGTGCTGGTGGCGCTGCGCGGGACCTGCTCCTTCTGCCCGCAGGCAAACTTCACTCTCAAGCACTTCGTCGAAGCCAAGCTGCGTGAATTCGTGAGCCCTGAAATCGAGGTGGAGGAGGTAAAACCATGA
- the nifS gene encoding cysteine desulfurase NifS — protein MRTVYLDNNATTRTAPEVVEAMLPFFSDLYGNPSSMHFFGGQVARYVQEAREKVATLIGAQPEEIVFTSCGTESDNAAIMGTLYSYPEKKHIVITRVEHPAVLNTAHQLQARGYRVTDLGVDREGRLDLDELRAVLTDETALVSIMSANNETGVLFPIDEIAAITRARGIPFHTDAVQSIGKVPLDLRKTPIDMLSLSGHKLHAPKGVGALYIRKGTRFAPFVVGGHQEGGRRGGTENVPYIVGLGRAAQFAMEHLKQENTRIRTLRDRLEAELLKIIPNTMVNGDSKNRLPNTCSLSFEYVEGESILMLLSDEGICASSGSACTSGSLQPSHVLRAMGVPFTAAHGSIRFSLSVYNTDEDIDHVIAVLPPVIQRLRNISPFWKDYLEGKPLSSFLTGGDITHHVHG, from the coding sequence ATGAGAACCGTCTATCTCGACAACAACGCCACCACCCGCACCGCTCCGGAAGTCGTCGAAGCGATGCTGCCGTTTTTCAGCGATCTGTACGGCAATCCTTCGAGCATGCACTTTTTTGGCGGCCAGGTAGCACGCTACGTTCAGGAGGCCAGGGAAAAAGTGGCCACCCTGATCGGCGCCCAGCCGGAAGAGATCGTCTTCACCAGTTGCGGAACCGAAAGCGACAATGCCGCCATCATGGGCACCCTGTACTCTTATCCGGAAAAAAAACATATCGTCATTACCCGGGTAGAACATCCGGCGGTACTGAACACGGCTCATCAACTGCAGGCACGCGGTTATCGCGTCACTGACCTGGGCGTGGACCGCGAAGGCAGGCTTGACCTCGATGAGCTGCGCGCCGTTCTGACCGACGAAACCGCGCTGGTCAGCATCATGTCCGCCAACAACGAAACCGGCGTGTTGTTTCCGATCGATGAAATCGCTGCCATAACCCGCGCCCGCGGCATCCCTTTTCATACCGACGCCGTGCAATCCATCGGCAAGGTTCCCCTCGATCTGCGCAAAACCCCTATCGATATGCTATCCCTTTCAGGACACAAGCTGCATGCGCCCAAGGGGGTCGGCGCGCTTTACATCCGCAAGGGAACCCGCTTCGCCCCGTTTGTGGTTGGCGGCCATCAGGAAGGGGGGCGCCGCGGCGGCACGGAAAACGTCCCCTATATCGTCGGGCTGGGACGCGCCGCCCAGTTCGCCATGGAACATTTGAAACAGGAAAACACTCGCATCAGGACCCTGCGTGACCGCCTGGAGGCGGAACTGCTGAAAATCATCCCCAATACCATGGTCAACGGCGACAGCAAAAACCGACTACCCAACACCTGCAGCCTGAGCTTTGAATATGTGGAGGGGGAATCGATCCTCATGCTGCTCAGCGATGAGGGCATCTGCGCTTCGTCCGGTTCGGCCTGCACCAGCGGGTCCCTGCAGCCTTCCCATGTGCTGCGCGCCATGGGGGTGCCCTTCACTGCGGCCCACGGCTCGATCCGCTTCAGTCTGAGCGTCTACAATACCGACGAGGACATCGATCATGTCATCGCCGTTCTGCCGCCTGTCATTCAGCGGCTGCGGAATATCTCGCCTTTCTGGAAGGACTACCTGGAAGGCAAGCCGCTCAGCTCTTTTTTAACCGGCGGTGATATCACGCATCACGTCCATGGATAA
- a CDS encoding ABC transporter transmembrane domain-containing protein: MRRLLFLLPYLKTYRALLLSGLVWLLLTDLLGLLIPWLIKEGIDSVQMARYGQLTTVGGLLAGAALVRFVTRSWSRYPFLHAACRLENALRHDLLNRLLAQNGSFFDRFRTGDLLSRFTNDINNLRTLAGFGLMIFVNTLAVYGMTLVVLLRMSAPLTLAALLPYPLLLLLTRYLSTRLQTASARVQMGLGQVSEALEEGISGQAVIRSSGLQALRADRFDGHNNDYLDASLSLARLRSALGPSMALIAPLSTMAIFYLGGRQVIAHRMSLGELVAFNAYLAQLAMPTLMLGWILGLVQRGAASAERLGEILGSSPPSGASRWSLPPGRHPSL, translated from the coding sequence ATGCGCCGCCTGCTGTTTTTGCTGCCTTATCTGAAAACCTACCGGGCGCTGCTGCTTTCGGGTCTTGTCTGGCTGCTGCTGACGGATTTGCTTGGCTTGTTGATCCCCTGGCTGATCAAGGAGGGGATCGACAGCGTGCAGATGGCTCGATACGGGCAATTGACCACTGTCGGCGGGCTGCTGGCAGGGGCGGCGCTGGTGCGCTTTGTGACGCGCAGCTGGTCCCGGTATCCGTTTCTGCATGCCGCCTGTCGTCTGGAAAACGCTCTGCGTCACGATCTTCTGAATCGTTTGCTTGCGCAGAACGGGTCTTTTTTCGATCGCTTTCGAACCGGAGATCTTTTATCGAGGTTCACCAACGATATCAACAACTTGCGGACCCTCGCAGGGTTCGGGCTGATGATCTTCGTCAACACTCTGGCTGTATATGGCATGACCCTTGTCGTTTTGCTGCGCATGTCTGCACCTCTGACACTGGCGGCTTTGCTGCCGTACCCGTTGTTGCTGCTGCTGACCCGCTATCTTTCGACGCGTCTGCAGACCGCCTCGGCACGGGTCCAGATGGGCCTGGGGCAGGTCAGCGAAGCTCTGGAAGAAGGCATCAGCGGGCAAGCCGTGATCCGCAGCAGCGGCTTGCAGGCCCTGCGCGCCGACCGATTCGATGGGCACAATAACGATTATCTGGATGCCAGCCTCAGCCTTGCACGACTGCGCAGCGCTCTTGGGCCCAGCATGGCCTTGATAGCCCCGTTGAGCACAATGGCGATTTTTTATCTTGGCGGCCGGCAGGTCATAGCCCATCGTATGTCGCTGGGCGAGTTGGTGGCTTTCAATGCTTATCTGGCGCAGCTCGCCATGCCGACCTTGATGCTTGGCTGGATTCTGGGGCTGGTACAGCGTGGTGCCGCCAGTGCCGAGCGCCTTGGCGAGATTCTGGGCAGCTCCCCGCCTTCGGGGGCCAGCCGGTGGTCGCTGCCGCCCGGCCGCCATCCGTCTCTCTGA
- a CDS encoding ABC transporter ATP-binding protein has product MKRGMFDMDEITGRHLDWSLFRRFMRLIHPYRVSATGAVILLPLASAARLIQPFLLKIAIDRHIVLGQLQGLGNIALLFLAAACAESLIGFWQGYLAQGVGQKITAELRSRGFRHLLRLPARFFDRQPSGRLVTRLTSDVENVGELFASGVASAFGEVFSLLFVVIAMLWLSPMLTGVCFALLPLLGVVLLLFRRRMRQAMRQVRSRLAELNGYLAERIAGISTVRLFGQQARTLNEFDHLQEAYRVSNFGAIRWDVFLFSALEALAALAVAGVLWRGGFSVLQGVASFGTLVAFLEYVQRFFAPLRKLSSHYSLLQASNASLERIFELLDQPSEPGGRQLSVPGGVGDLRFDHVSFSYDGQQPVLADLDIRFAAGQMIGIVGDTGSGKTTLGRLLLRFYEPTAGRILLDGVNLAEMDPAEVRRRIGWVSQEPFLFAGTVRENLDPLGHLSDGRLQALLEDCGAWKAVSRLGGMQGMLQERGRNLSAGERQLLCVARTLVGDPSILLFDEATSRLDAASEERVHQVLEKLRSGRTLLVIAHRLRSVQKADMIVLLHRGCIRETGTHGQLLAQNGRYARLWSLQHLDLNGASAPKPSRA; this is encoded by the coding sequence GTGAAGCGCGGCATGTTCGACATGGATGAAATCACCGGAAGGCATCTGGACTGGTCCCTGTTCCGGCGTTTCATGAGGCTCATTCATCCCTATCGTGTATCGGCGACCGGGGCTGTGATTCTACTGCCGTTGGCATCGGCAGCACGCCTGATTCAACCCTTTCTGCTTAAAATCGCCATCGACCGGCATATCGTCCTCGGTCAACTGCAGGGATTGGGAAACATCGCCTTGCTGTTTCTGGCTGCCGCCTGTGCCGAAAGCCTGATCGGTTTCTGGCAGGGCTATCTGGCACAGGGCGTCGGGCAGAAAATAACCGCCGAGCTTCGCAGTCGGGGGTTCCGGCATTTGCTGCGGTTGCCGGCGCGCTTTTTTGACCGGCAGCCCTCCGGACGTCTGGTAACACGCCTCACCAGCGATGTGGAGAATGTTGGGGAGCTTTTCGCGTCGGGTGTGGCGTCAGCCTTCGGCGAGGTCTTTTCCCTGCTGTTCGTGGTGATTGCCATGTTGTGGCTGAGTCCGATGCTGACCGGCGTGTGCTTTGCCCTTCTGCCGCTGTTGGGAGTGGTGCTGCTGCTGTTTCGAAGGCGCATGCGGCAAGCCATGCGCCAGGTCAGATCCCGGCTGGCCGAGCTTAATGGCTATCTTGCGGAACGTATCGCCGGCATATCGACGGTGCGTCTGTTCGGCCAGCAGGCGCGAACCCTGAATGAATTTGATCATCTGCAGGAGGCATATCGGGTCAGTAATTTTGGCGCTATTCGCTGGGATGTGTTCCTGTTCAGCGCCCTGGAGGCTCTTGCCGCCCTGGCTGTCGCCGGGGTTTTATGGCGTGGCGGGTTTTCGGTTTTACAGGGAGTGGCCAGTTTCGGTACCCTGGTGGCGTTTCTGGAGTATGTGCAGCGATTTTTTGCCCCTCTGCGCAAGCTCAGCAGCCACTATTCCCTGTTGCAGGCCAGCAACGCCTCCCTTGAACGGATTTTTGAACTTCTCGATCAGCCCTCCGAACCAGGAGGGCGGCAGCTGTCTGTGCCCGGCGGCGTGGGTGATTTGCGGTTTGACCATGTATCTTTTTCCTATGATGGGCAGCAACCGGTGCTGGCGGACCTCGATATTCGCTTCGCGGCGGGGCAGATGATAGGCATTGTCGGAGACACGGGCAGCGGCAAAACCACCCTGGGAAGACTGTTGCTGCGGTTCTACGAGCCAACGGCGGGACGCATTCTGCTCGATGGCGTGAACCTCGCCGAAATGGATCCGGCGGAAGTGCGGCGCCGTATCGGGTGGGTTTCCCAGGAACCGTTTCTGTTTGCCGGAACCGTGCGGGAAAACCTCGACCCGCTGGGGCATCTGTCCGATGGGCGACTGCAGGCGTTGCTGGAGGATTGCGGTGCCTGGAAAGCCGTATCCCGGCTGGGTGGGATGCAGGGGATGCTGCAGGAACGCGGCCGCAATTTGTCGGCAGGGGAACGTCAGTTGCTGTGTGTGGCGCGCACCCTGGTTGGTGATCCTTCGATTCTGCTGTTCGACGAGGCGACCAGCCGTCTCGACGCCGCCAGCGAAGAAAGGGTTCATCAGGTCCTGGAAAAACTGCGTTCCGGTCGCACACTGCTGGTTATCGCCCACCGGTTGCGCTCCGTGCAGAAGGCCGACATGATCGTACTGCTGCACCGGGGCTGCATACGGGAAACCGGCACCCACGGCCAGTTGCTGGCTCAAAACGGTCGCTATGCGCGACTTTGGTCCCTGCAGCACCTGGATCTCAACGGTGCGTCGGCGCCAAAGCCTTCGCGCGCATGA
- a CDS encoding FAD:protein FMN transferase → MSPWRLLVIGVLWIGVAAAFWHVVQNREQHPLSRTRLLLGTVVEITIYDERPQRFADSVDAAFQEMARIESLTSFHQPQSDVTRLSSTTGTFAAAPEVLEILKQGLKISRASDGAFDMTLGRLKALWGFGSPHPRRPAPEDIREALQGSGSEALSIEQGRVLKHTNARIDLGGIAKGYIIDRAAALLQRAGVRCAAINAGGDLRLIGRRAVPWRIAIRHPRHSDALLATLVLAEPLAVVTSGDYERFFEQGGVRYHHLFDPATGMPANRCRSVTVVSPEAALADALATAVFVMGPDAGLALLERYSRTGGLVVDAAGVVHVSRGLRSQVVWP, encoded by the coding sequence TTGTCGCCCTGGCGCCTGCTGGTCATTGGTGTTTTGTGGATTGGCGTCGCCGCCGCCTTCTGGCATGTGGTGCAAAACAGGGAACAACATCCCTTAAGCCGAACCCGCCTGTTGCTCGGAACGGTGGTGGAGATCACAATCTACGATGAACGGCCGCAGCGGTTTGCCGACAGCGTCGATGCCGCTTTCCAGGAAATGGCCCGCATTGAAAGTCTGACCAGTTTTCACCAGCCCCAAAGCGATGTGACGCGCCTGTCCTCGACCACAGGCACTTTTGCTGCCGCACCGGAAGTTCTTGAAATCCTGAAGCAGGGATTAAAAATATCCAGAGCCAGCGATGGCGCCTTCGATATGACGCTGGGACGGCTCAAGGCGCTGTGGGGGTTTGGCTCGCCGCATCCGCGGCGGCCGGCTCCGGAGGATATCAGGGAGGCTTTGCAGGGAAGCGGCAGCGAGGCCCTGTCCATCGAACAGGGGCGTGTCCTCAAGCATACCAATGCCCGGATCGATCTGGGCGGTATCGCCAAGGGCTATATCATAGACCGTGCGGCGGCGCTGCTGCAGCGGGCAGGTGTGCGCTGTGCCGCCATTAATGCCGGCGGCGATCTGCGGCTCATCGGTCGTCGCGCTGTTCCCTGGCGCATCGCCATTCGTCATCCCCGGCACAGCGATGCGCTGCTGGCCACCCTGGTTCTTGCCGAACCTTTGGCAGTAGTCACCTCCGGGGATTACGAGCGGTTTTTTGAACAGGGCGGGGTGCGTTACCACCATCTGTTCGATCCGGCCACGGGCATGCCCGCCAATCGCTGCCGCAGCGTTACCGTCGTTTCGCCGGAAGCCGCTCTGGCCGATGCCCTGGCGACGGCAGTATTCGTTATGGGGCCGGATGCCGGGCTGGCGCTGCTCGAGCGTTATTCCCGAACCGGCGGGCTGGTCGTCGACGCCGCGGGAGTTGTTCATGTCAGTCGCGGCTTGCGCAGTCAGGTGGTCTGGCCGTGA
- a CDS encoding YajQ family cyclic di-GMP-binding protein: MPSFDIVSKVDMQEIDNAVNQTRKEIAQRYDFKGTHNEIDLDNEAIVMLGADDYKLEAVIDVLKGKLARRNVSAKCLDFGKKEPASGGAVRQRVSIIQGVSKEKGKEIIKLVKDSKLKVQAQIMEDQVRVSGKKIDDLQEVMQLLKGRDLGIELQFVNMRS; encoded by the coding sequence ATGCCGAGTTTTGATATTGTTTCCAAAGTCGACATGCAGGAGATCGACAATGCCGTCAACCAGACACGCAAGGAAATTGCCCAGCGCTACGATTTCAAGGGCACGCACAATGAAATCGATCTGGACAACGAGGCCATTGTTATGCTGGGTGCGGATGATTACAAACTGGAGGCCGTAATCGACGTGCTCAAGGGCAAGCTGGCCCGGCGCAACGTTTCAGCCAAATGCCTCGATTTCGGCAAGAAGGAGCCGGCTTCCGGCGGCGCGGTGCGGCAGAGGGTCTCGATCATACAGGGCGTTTCCAAGGAAAAAGGCAAGGAAATCATCAAGCTTGTCAAAGACAGCAAACTCAAGGTCCAGGCCCAGATCATGGAGGACCAGGTGCGGGTCTCGGGCAAAAAAATCGATGATCTGCAGGAAGTCATGCAGCTTCTCAAAGGGCGGGATCTTGGCATCGAATTGCAGTTCGTGAATATGCGCTCCTGA
- the rimO gene encoding 30S ribosomal protein S12 methylthiotransferase RimO — MISLGCPKNLVDAEVMLGHLPPDRFEIVTDEAEADIIIVNTCGFISDAKEESVETLLEAIECKKSGRCSLLIVTGCLSQRYPEELAVEMPEVDILLGTGEVPRILEFIEAHDRGEAVRQSVGLPQYLYDHATPRVASSPFYSAYVKIAEGCNNLCSYCIIPQLRGPLRSRSIASVKAEVQRLVASGVQEINLIAQDITAFGADRHDGAHLEGLLRELVTIPELHWLRLLYAYPDGITDGLIELVATEDKICSYFDVPLQHIDDRVLASMNRRVGEDAIRDLVARMRRRIPDLTLRTSFIVGFPGETEAEFAKLLAFVEEGYFDRVGVFRYSREEGTPAAALPGQVPERVKQSRYNKLMKAQQRVSFRRNRALVGRIEPVLVEGYSEETDLLLSGRSVRQAPDVDGQVYITAGQADIGQIVPLRITDSSEYDLIGEIVDEFPPLST, encoded by the coding sequence ATGATCAGCCTTGGCTGTCCGAAAAATCTGGTGGATGCCGAGGTGATGCTGGGGCATCTGCCGCCGGACCGTTTCGAAATCGTCACCGACGAGGCCGAGGCCGACATCATCATCGTCAATACCTGCGGTTTCATCAGCGACGCCAAGGAAGAGTCGGTGGAAACCCTGCTGGAAGCCATCGAATGCAAGAAATCGGGGCGTTGCAGCCTGCTGATCGTTACGGGCTGCCTGTCGCAGCGTTATCCCGAGGAACTGGCCGTGGAAATGCCGGAGGTCGATATCCTGCTCGGCACCGGCGAAGTGCCACGCATTCTTGAGTTTATCGAGGCACACGATCGCGGGGAAGCGGTCCGCCAGTCGGTAGGGCTGCCGCAATACCTTTATGACCATGCCACGCCCCGGGTTGCGTCTTCTCCGTTCTATTCGGCCTATGTGAAAATCGCCGAAGGTTGCAACAATCTCTGTTCCTACTGCATTATCCCGCAACTGCGCGGTCCGCTGCGCTCTCGCTCCATCGCTTCGGTAAAGGCGGAAGTGCAGAGGCTGGTTGCGTCCGGGGTGCAGGAAATCAATCTCATAGCCCAGGATATCACCGCTTTCGGCGCCGATCGTCATGACGGTGCGCACCTGGAGGGTCTGTTACGTGAGCTGGTAACGATTCCCGAGCTGCACTGGCTGCGGCTGTTGTATGCATATCCGGACGGTATCACCGACGGGCTTATCGAACTGGTGGCGACGGAAGACAAGATCTGCAGCTACTTCGATGTGCCATTGCAGCATATCGACGATCGTGTGTTGGCGAGCATGAATCGCCGGGTCGGGGAAGACGCCATCCGCGACCTGGTCGCGCGTATGCGCCGGCGCATCCCTGACCTGACCCTGCGCACCTCCTTTATCGTCGGATTTCCCGGTGAGACGGAGGCCGAGTTTGCCAAGTTGCTGGCGTTTGTCGAGGAGGGGTATTTCGACCGGGTCGGGGTGTTCCGCTACTCCCGCGAAGAAGGGACCCCGGCGGCGGCACTGCCGGGCCAGGTGCCCGAGCGGGTCAAACAGAGCCGCTACAATAAACTGATGAAGGCGCAGCAAAGGGTCTCTTTCCGGCGCAACCGGGCTCTGGTCGGACGCATCGAGCCGGTCCTGGTTGAAGGGTACAGCGAAGAGACCGACCTGCTGCTCAGCGGCCGCAGCGTCCGGCAGGCTCCCGATGTCGATGGCCAGGTCTATATTACCGCCGGGCAGGCCGATATCGGGCAGATCGTGCCGCTGCGCATTACCGATTCGTCCGAATACGATCTCATCGGGGAGATCGTCGACGAGTTCCCGCCACTGTCAACCTGA